The following is a genomic window from Elaeis guineensis isolate ETL-2024a chromosome 10, EG11, whole genome shotgun sequence.
GGAAGTCGATGTATCCAAACTGGATATGAGGTATGTTATTGCTAAAGGGACCTATGGTACCGTGTATCGTGGCACTTATGATGGCCAAGATGTTGCAGGTACTTATTCCTTCCCTTTTGGGCTCAAGAAAAATTGCAAGACTTGTTATATTCTGTTGGAATctgcatatataattaattcagaCTTGTTATTACTTACAAGTTCTATGCAATAAGAAAAGCTGCCTCAAAATATAAAAATGGGATTGCACATGGAACACAACTCTAATCAGGAAGGCTCCATGGAAGATTGGATAAGGAAGCATGCTTGAAAATTACAGGTACCGATCATGATTGGGATGCCTCCTAATCCTTCATTACCTTCGAGGTTTCATGAGGATACCAACTCCTCATTCCTTTATTTTGAAACCTCTTTCTCGGCCTAATCCCTATGTTTAGCAGGTTCTACTAAGTATCCTCATTACATCACAAGAATGTCCATAGTTATTACAAATGGACCCACTATGGAAGGTTTCATGGAGGTTCAAGTACTCGTTTGATATCTCTGCAATACCCAGGCACTTGTTGCCTGCTTGTCTAACCATGCTGCTTAAGTCAGTCAGATgtttattttcaaattcttctGATTGTCTGTTCTAGAGCCTTGTCAAATGATCTTGTGTCTTGGCAGAATGAAAGGGATACTCCGAATCTTTAGCATATCATCATCGTCGTCATTTTGAAACAAGAATTTCTTTCTTAATCTTTTTTGTTCCTATTATctctttctttaaataatttaacTTAGGGAGGCATGGAAacatatttcttcagtttgtcCTTCCTTTGCTAGCAATATTTTTGTGGTACATGATTATGGAGTTGGTAATGACTATAATATCTTATTTGACTGGTTgatcatttttaaaaatattcaactAAGGGTCGATGCAGTTCAGGAGTAATCTATAGGTTACATATGTCAAGATTGGCACAAAGAACCTATTCTACAATTTTATATAaaagaaatgatttttttttttttttttccgggggTTGCGGGGGGAGGTCTAGAGCAGGATTTGATGTTTAAAGAGGCAAGTTATGTAAATGTTCCATTTGCAAAATATTGCAAAGCAATGGAGGCTATTGGCCTTAGTGATATTTCAGGGGAAGAAAAAAGATTGTGATTGTGTAATTTCAAGTAGATTTATGTTATTGTTGTACTGTGTTACTTTCCAAAATTTTGATAGTGATACAAAATTTGATTCAGGATGACTATAATTCTTGCCTAAAGGTTGGAGTGCATGATGACAAAACTGAATAATTATGTCCTTATTCTCCTATTCACAATGAGGCTGAACTCCCTTCTCAATGAACTTGACCCCTTGCCTCCCAACAAAATGTGAAAAACATCAGTTGTGTGTCACATAGTTTAATGCAGGACTATGAAGTGACATGACTGCATGACACTTGCATAGTGACCTTacaataataaagaagatgccTTGTTTGTTAACCTTTCAACCTAGCTTGGTGCAAAATGATAAAACTCAGACATTTAATTTGGCCATAGAGTGAATGTCATGGCTTGAGCCACTTATGAAGTCAAgagaattttcaataaaaaaggaaaaattgCATACCATGCATGTGATTCCAAAAAATTTAGTCAAGAATTTAGTGAAGCAGATGCCAAGAATGTGGCCCTATTTTAGTGAAATTTCATGTTGATCATTTTGACTCCAAGATTAACTTTCATGATTTCATATATATCTAGTAATAGATATTCTCTTATGCTTCATAAGAGTTATATGGAAAAGTTGATGAAACCAATGTAAAGTCCTCTGTGATATCGTAAGGTGCTTTTTCATTTTAGCTTGCAATCCTTTCATTTCTGTATTTGATATGGGTGAATGCTGTCAAGTTTCTCATGGTTTGTGGATCTCCTCATCAAACCTCTTTCCTATGAAATGCTACATTCTTGCTTGAGGACAATCAAGATCCAAGCTTGGAGATCCATGTGGCAGAAGTATGCTTATGGATGAATGATTTTCGCTAGTGCATAATTGGTCATTACTGTAGACAACTTGTTTcccaaactctctctctctctctctctctctctctttctcgattcatttttttcttaagaaCTACAAAACATGACCTTATCACTTCAGAATATGCAGAAAAACAAGTTAGAATTATAAGAAACATGCTTTATATGCATACACAATAATCCGAGATACTTGGAAACAGCTTCCAGAATCTTTTCCCTTCATTTCATCTTTGTTCCTTGAGTTTATCATGGGTGTTTTCCATTTTCTACTTCCTGTTTATATgcttatattttcttttattgcGTGATTGTGTAATTTTTACTCTTTTCTGACAGGGTCTAAGAGCAAATAACATGTTTAATTGGTTGTTCAAAAGTTGTTTCATGTTCATTAATTGTTGGTTAATGGAGACAGTCCTGCACTAATATTTTGCAATGAATAATAGAGACAGAATCAGTTTGCTgagtaatattttataatatttggtGATACTAGTGTAAGTTGGTTTCAAACAGTCTTCCAGGTGTATCTATCAATGATACAATTTAGCCATCCCCTGAAGTTGGCATTACATAATAATTATTTTCTACATTATAGTGAAGTTGTTGAACTGGGGAGAAGATGGGTTCACAACTGATGCTGAAGCTGCTGCTCTCCGAACATCATTTCAGCAGGAGGTTGCTGTTTGGCATAACCTTAACCATCCAAATGTTACCAAGGTGAGGACTTCCTTGGAACCATCACCTTTCATCATTATATGACTTGTACTTGTCAAAAAGAACCGCTGTATTGTATTTTAATAATGCTTACCGAACGATTATATGCATTGATTGATTAAAGTATGTCTGTCTTCAAAATTGGCCACCTCAGGGTATTTCATGATGACTAGTACATAAGTTTGCTCTTGAAGTTCTATTCCATGTCATCTTCTGTTTGGAGTTAGGAATATATTCCTATTTATGTTCTTTTCATTGCATTCAAATCTATATGGTCCATTTATAACCTAAATATTTTTCGTTACAGTTCATTGGGGCTTCAATAGGTACCTCAGATCTTAGGATTCCACAAAAGAATGCTACCAGCAATGACCACAGTTCCCTTCCAGCTCGAGCGTGTTGCGTTGTTGTGGAGTATCTTGCTGGGGGAACATTGAaacaatatttaataaaaaataggagaaagaaACTTGCCTATAAAATTGTTATTCAGCTTGCATTGGACCTTGCTAGAGGGTAAGCATTGGCTAGCAATAATATGGTTATACTTAATAGTTAATATTATGGCAGATTCTTAGTGCtactgaaaattaaaaaaaaaaaaatactctcTTATTTTCAGATTGAGCTATTTACATTCAAAGAAGATTGTGCATCGTGATGTCAAGACCGAAAATATGTTATTGGATACCCAGCGAAATCTTAAAATTGCTGATTTTGGTGTCGCTCGTGTCGAGGCTCAGAATCCCAAGGATATGACCGGTGAAACGGGTACCCTTGGGTATATGGCTCCAGAGGTGCCCATCTCCTTATATGCATATATTGTTGCTGTTGGATATATATTTTTGGAAAGAACTTAACTGAATTCTATAATAGGTATAGGTATAAAAGACTTGCTAAAATATAGTTCTGAGTTTAGTGAAAATCTGTTATATTTTTTTGTCATGAAAGAGTTCTAGGAATATCCTTTCCCCAATCATTTAAAAGAATTTGCATGCAAGCAATTCTAATGGAAGAAGCATGTCAGGTTCTTGAAGGTAAACCATACAACCGTAAATGTGATGTCTACAGCTTCGGCATATGTTTGTGGGAGATCTACTGCTGTGACATGCCATACCCTGACCTCAGCTTTGTTGAAGTATCCTCTGCTGTTGTTCGACAGGTTACTCGCATCAGTAAAACTTTTATTTGCTATCCATTTGCTTTTACCTACTTTAAGAAATTGAGCTGCATTTTTCTTCTTATCACTAACCAGAGCACGCCAATAATTAATGCTTATTGGTTTAAAAAGTACTTGAATATCTTGTCATTTCATACCATAAATCAGTGCCAGCAGATGTTTAATGGGAAACAAAAATGGGATGTAATTTATTCTGAACTTTTGGCAGAATTTACGACCAGAAATCCCTCGATGCTGTCCTAGCTCTTTAGCAAATATTATGCGGAAATGCTGGGATGCAAATCCTGATAAACGACCAGAAATGGATGAAGTTGTGAAGCTCTTAGAGGCAACTGACACCAGTAAAGGAGGTGGGATGATACCCGAAGATCAGGTGGGTGGATGCTTCTGCTTTAATCCAGCTCGTGGTCCATAGCGTCCTTATTTGTAACACTTGTGCGAGGAGCTTCCATTATGGTTCAGATTTGGAAGTTATTGACCACGAGACTCCTATTTTTGAGTTGAGAGATTGAAAAAGTGTGACATATTCATATTAAATGGAACATTTTAACTTTGAAGTTATTGCTGTGCTTCAAAATTGACATTGCTTAACATGGTTGGCTGTGATCTTATTGCCACTAATGTCTGTAAAGCACACC
Proteins encoded in this region:
- the LOC105053373 gene encoding serine/threonine-protein kinase 52, translating into MDLRIEIENGSVGRASEAKDGDSQNKLKSPGSLSTKDMFLRADKIDLKSLDIQLEKTLSRVWIKDKSGPLKPKEEWEVDVSKLDMRYVIAKGTYGTVYRGTYDGQDVAVKLLNWGEDGFTTDAEAAALRTSFQQEVAVWHNLNHPNVTKFIGASIGTSDLRIPQKNATSNDHSSLPARACCVVVEYLAGGTLKQYLIKNRRKKLAYKIVIQLALDLARGLSYLHSKKIVHRDVKTENMLLDTQRNLKIADFGVARVEAQNPKDMTGETGTLGYMAPEVLEGKPYNRKCDVYSFGICLWEIYCCDMPYPDLSFVEVSSAVVRQNLRPEIPRCCPSSLANIMRKCWDANPDKRPEMDEVVKLLEATDTSKGGGMIPEDQVGGCFCFNPARGP